Proteins found in one Maridesulfovibrio sp. genomic segment:
- a CDS encoding BMP family ABC transporter substrate-binding protein, translating into MKRLLAAIMFILFTLGTACAEQPVVGFVTGASGLGDLSFNDMCYGGIRKAQQEFNFKLIILEPDKSGNITEKNFTNLIQQSDILILVGAQYLQIIKKEAPQYPDKKFILCEVPITGMKNVSSVFFAQEEGSFLAGALAAMTSRTGKIGFIGGTPIPPVLRFEQGYVKGAKYAAPDIKVVVEYISPLGDFSGFEAPAKGYNMAMGQYKSGADIIFTVAGLTGNGIIEAARRSGKLAIGVDSDQDSLAKGFVLTSMIKKMDVAAYNELKAVMQGNFKPGATGYGLKENGVALSDMKYTRDKIPAGVLEKVEEIRQKIINGEIKMNFQK; encoded by the coding sequence ATGAAGAGACTACTCGCCGCTATTATGTTTATTTTATTTACACTGGGCACAGCCTGCGCAGAACAGCCGGTTGTAGGTTTTGTAACCGGAGCGTCAGGACTTGGAGACCTTTCATTCAACGATATGTGTTATGGAGGAATTCGCAAAGCGCAGCAGGAATTCAATTTCAAACTCATCATCCTTGAACCGGATAAAAGCGGGAACATCACAGAAAAAAACTTTACCAATCTTATTCAACAATCTGATATACTGATACTTGTAGGGGCTCAATATTTGCAAATAATAAAAAAGGAAGCCCCGCAATACCCGGACAAAAAATTCATTCTCTGTGAAGTTCCGATAACTGGCATGAAGAATGTTTCTTCCGTTTTCTTTGCACAGGAGGAGGGATCTTTTCTGGCCGGAGCTTTGGCGGCTATGACCAGCAGAACCGGTAAAATAGGCTTCATCGGGGGCACTCCGATTCCCCCGGTCCTAAGGTTTGAACAGGGTTACGTTAAAGGAGCCAAATACGCTGCTCCAGACATTAAAGTGGTCGTAGAATACATTAGCCCTCTCGGTGACTTTTCCGGCTTTGAAGCTCCAGCCAAAGGTTATAACATGGCTATGGGACAGTACAAAAGCGGAGCGGATATAATATTTACTGTCGCCGGGTTGACCGGCAACGGAATCATCGAAGCCGCGCGGCGCAGTGGTAAATTAGCCATCGGGGTTGATTCGGATCAGGATTCATTGGCTAAAGGTTTTGTGCTGACAAGTATGATTAAAAAAATGGATGTCGCTGCTTACAATGAATTAAAAGCGGTCATGCAGGGCAATTTCAAGCCCGGAGCGACCGGTTATGGGCTTAAAGAAAACGGTGTGGCCCTTAGCGATATGAAATATACCCGTGATAAAATACCGGCTGGGGTACTGGAAAAGGTTGAGGAGATAAGGCAAAAAATTATTAATGGCGAAATAAAAATGAACTTCCAAAAATAA
- a CDS encoding DMT family transporter, with product MTRDNSHPIIPVLAILGAILLWGSSFAAMKHLLASMNPWAIMWMRVGFATLILTPFMPRLTRPVKKGDRLALAVMALFMPCLYFLFESYALTYTTATQAGLISASLPLMVSVGAGFFFKEKTTSSGWTGLLLSMLGVAALTLSGSPSTNASDPALGNMLELIAMACASGYMLLVKRLSASYGPWTLTAIQNAAGCIFFIPGLYLLIRDGLGTAPFEVLMTAGYLGVFVTLGAFVLYNSGISRLPAGKASAFINLVPAVAAFFGWFLLGETLNFIQLLASAVIFAGVGLAQYGEKLDWKSFPIIKSTLCAANHKN from the coding sequence ATGACCCGTGACAATTCACATCCGATTATTCCCGTATTAGCAATCCTAGGGGCCATTCTACTCTGGGGAAGTTCCTTTGCGGCCATGAAACATCTGCTCGCAAGCATGAATCCATGGGCGATCATGTGGATGAGGGTCGGTTTCGCAACCCTGATCTTGACCCCCTTCATGCCACGCCTGACACGCCCGGTAAAAAAAGGTGATCGGTTGGCGCTGGCAGTCATGGCCCTGTTTATGCCCTGTCTCTATTTTCTTTTTGAGTCATACGCCCTGACTTACACCACAGCCACTCAGGCCGGCCTTATTTCAGCTTCACTACCATTGATGGTTTCAGTAGGGGCCGGATTCTTTTTTAAAGAAAAAACGACTTCTTCCGGCTGGACGGGACTCCTCCTTTCCATGCTGGGTGTAGCGGCCTTGACCCTGAGCGGAAGTCCTTCAACAAATGCTTCCGACCCCGCTCTCGGAAACATGCTGGAATTGATCGCCATGGCCTGTGCATCAGGATACATGCTGCTGGTAAAGAGGCTCTCCGCCAGCTACGGCCCGTGGACGCTTACAGCCATACAGAATGCGGCCGGGTGCATCTTTTTTATACCTGGACTCTATTTACTCATCCGGGACGGATTGGGAACGGCACCGTTTGAAGTTTTGATGACGGCCGGATATCTTGGGGTTTTCGTCACTCTCGGCGCCTTTGTTCTATACAATTCAGGCATAAGCAGACTACCTGCGGGTAAAGCATCTGCCTTCATCAATCTGGTCCCGGCCGTCGCCGCTTTTTTCGGATGGTTCCTGCTTGGAGAAACATTGAACTTCATTCAATTGCTGGCTTCCGCTGTAATTTTTGCCGGCGTTGGGCTGGCCCAGTACGGTGAAAAACTGGACTGGAAGTCATTTCCGATTATAAAATCTACTTTATGTGCTGCAAACCACAAAAATTAA
- a CDS encoding AraC family transcriptional regulator: MNTGIIRYLRPAAIEGLEIQEVINSNHSFPNHTHGFHSVGLMEKGGCYCRQPGCGSSFVRGGEIALFNPGLVHSGVITDSDTRISYRVFSFDNRLFEKALRDLNEAEVMPEFRSVVTEDKLTSGTLTELNYAASTVKNRLAIDTALARAAAALLTRHCETQSKVPKTMEPAAVRRAREYLHANLSEKVTLEELANATGLSRYHLLRVFRKTTGLPPHSYHMQLRLEYAKRLLRSGLPFAETALQCGFSDQSHFSNTFRRYTGATPSQYTDI; encoded by the coding sequence ATGAACACAGGGATAATCAGATATCTGCGCCCCGCTGCAATAGAGGGCCTTGAGATACAGGAAGTGATAAACTCCAACCATTCATTCCCCAACCATACCCATGGATTTCATTCCGTGGGTCTGATGGAGAAAGGCGGTTGCTATTGCCGGCAGCCCGGCTGCGGAAGTTCATTTGTCCGCGGAGGAGAAATAGCACTTTTCAATCCCGGTCTGGTCCATTCAGGAGTAATCACAGATTCCGATACCAGAATCTCCTACCGGGTATTCAGCTTCGACAACCGGTTATTTGAAAAGGCATTGCGGGATTTGAATGAGGCAGAAGTAATGCCGGAATTCAGATCCGTAGTAACTGAAGACAAGCTGACCAGCGGCACCCTGACCGAACTCAATTACGCGGCATCCACGGTAAAAAACAGGCTGGCCATAGATACCGCACTTGCACGGGCTGCGGCAGCTCTTCTGACCCGCCACTGCGAAACCCAATCAAAGGTACCTAAAACGATGGAGCCAGCGGCAGTAAGAAGAGCTCGCGAATATCTGCATGCAAACCTTTCAGAAAAAGTGACGCTGGAAGAGTTGGCAAATGCCACGGGGCTTTCACGCTATCACCTGCTTAGAGTTTTCAGAAAAACAACAGGACTCCCTCCGCACAGCTACCATATGCAACTGCGTCTGGAATACGCTAAGCGACTGTTGCGTTCCGGCCTGCCCTTTGCGGAGACAGCCCTGCAATGCGGTTTTTCCGACCAAAGCCACTTCAGCAACACATTCAGGCGCTACACAGGCGCTACTCCTTCTCAATACACCGATATATAA
- a CDS encoding aldo/keto reductase yields the protein MNDISVPQLKMNDGNVIPALGFGTYKLNGSAGVETMVNALKAGYRLLDSAFKYENEGAVGEAIRRSEVPREKILVTSKVPGLRHSYREAYYSVEESLYRAGLDYYDFYLIHWPNPSQDLYVEAWQALIEARRKGLVRSIGCSNFLPEHMQRLIDETGVVPAVNQIELHPYFIQREQREWHDQHGIITQSWSPLGRDNSAMQEPSIKAIAENHAKSVAQVILRWHVQLGALPIPKATSPSRQKENISIFDFELSAGEMDTINSLDRPDGRRKDQHPAYYEEY from the coding sequence ATGAACGATATTTCCGTACCTCAATTGAAGATGAATGACGGTAACGTAATTCCCGCGCTTGGATTTGGAACCTATAAACTAAATGGTTCCGCCGGAGTGGAGACGATGGTCAACGCCCTCAAGGCCGGATACCGGTTGCTGGATTCTGCTTTCAAGTACGAAAATGAAGGCGCTGTAGGTGAGGCCATCCGCCGTAGCGAGGTCCCACGTGAAAAGATTCTGGTGACATCAAAAGTTCCCGGCCTGCGCCACAGCTACAGGGAAGCCTACTATTCCGTTGAGGAGTCCCTTTATCGCGCTGGGCTTGATTACTACGATTTTTACCTGATCCACTGGCCTAATCCCAGTCAGGACTTATATGTAGAGGCATGGCAGGCCCTGATTGAAGCCCGCAGGAAAGGACTGGTCCGTTCCATAGGATGCAGCAATTTTCTGCCGGAACACATGCAGCGTTTGATTGATGAGACCGGGGTGGTTCCGGCGGTCAACCAGATTGAACTGCATCCGTATTTCATCCAGCGGGAGCAGCGGGAATGGCACGATCAGCATGGTATAATCACCCAATCGTGGAGTCCGCTGGGCCGTGATAATTCAGCAATGCAGGAACCGTCCATAAAGGCCATTGCCGAGAATCACGCTAAAAGTGTGGCGCAGGTTATCCTTCGCTGGCATGTCCAACTGGGAGCATTGCCTATTCCGAAAGCCACGTCCCCATCACGGCAGAAGGAAAATATTAGTATATTTGATTTTGAATTGAGCGCCGGGGAAATGGACACCATTAATAGCTTGGACAGACCGGACGGAAGACGCAAGGATCAGCATCCCGCTTATTACGAAGAGTATTAA
- a CDS encoding MFS transporter — MINWKRYSERWYAGYAFQGAVVLGIIPILLPLVVAKAGGAAQAGVVIALFYVGQLLAPVIGTFTDRSGLHKIVFLSGFAMLALGLALFPATSNLPFWLLLSMLQGAGSAASNTVSAMFIVEWRPKEEWDQRVGWLQTFYGAGQAIGLGLAALLQMTPELGLIFSALLMIPGFIFGRMDLPNTARSTPLETPKLDRRQHMASRSALPQTHHYERFNADHIVLLARKAETPYGRFILSWFMIQFGTWIIYNLYPLFMKSVYSIDAGLSSVYYALAAFIGIFAYAPSGAIGKKIGDGKVVMIGTIMTLISQAGLAVLAYVHTGINSWLAPVMFILQPVAWSPLIVAGTAYAAQLSEMEEGPAVGIFNATTAISAVLSAFAAGFLAEGLGYATLPAIGAVLVLAGTVVLFPIMNRTEQPRKL; from the coding sequence ATGATAAATTGGAAGCGCTATTCAGAACGCTGGTATGCAGGTTACGCCTTTCAGGGGGCGGTCGTACTCGGAATCATTCCAATCCTTCTACCGCTGGTTGTAGCCAAGGCAGGCGGAGCGGCGCAGGCTGGTGTGGTAATTGCCCTTTTCTATGTCGGCCAATTACTGGCTCCTGTAATCGGAACTTTTACCGACCGTTCCGGTTTGCACAAAATAGTTTTCCTAAGCGGTTTCGCTATGCTCGCTCTGGGACTGGCTCTTTTTCCGGCAACATCGAATCTACCCTTCTGGCTGCTGCTGTCCATGCTGCAGGGAGCAGGTTCCGCAGCCTCGAACACTGTTTCCGCCATGTTTATTGTGGAATGGCGCCCCAAAGAAGAATGGGATCAGCGCGTAGGCTGGCTCCAGACTTTCTACGGAGCCGGACAGGCCATCGGACTGGGACTTGCCGCGCTGCTTCAGATGACCCCGGAACTGGGGCTCATATTTTCAGCGCTGCTGATGATTCCGGGTTTCATATTCGGACGCATGGATCTTCCGAACACTGCGCGGAGCACTCCTCTCGAAACCCCGAAACTCGATAGACGCCAACATATGGCATCTCGGTCCGCCCTGCCGCAAACCCATCATTACGAACGTTTCAACGCCGACCACATCGTGCTGCTCGCACGAAAGGCAGAAACACCCTACGGCAGATTCATCCTCAGCTGGTTTATGATCCAGTTCGGCACATGGATAATTTACAATCTCTACCCGCTTTTCATGAAATCCGTATACTCGATCGATGCGGGTCTTTCCTCTGTATATTATGCCCTTGCCGCATTTATCGGTATATTCGCTTACGCTCCCTCCGGGGCGATCGGCAAAAAGATCGGCGACGGAAAGGTCGTCATGATCGGCACAATTATGACTCTCATATCGCAGGCCGGACTGGCTGTACTCGCCTACGTTCATACAGGCATAAATTCATGGCTGGCACCGGTCATGTTCATTCTTCAGCCTGTGGCATGGTCGCCGCTGATTGTAGCGGGAACAGCATACGCCGCGCAATTATCCGAAATGGAGGAAGGACCAGCTGTGGGAATCTTCAACGCGACGACCGCCATCTCCGCCGTCCTCAGTGCTTTCGCTGCCGGATTTCTGGCCGAAGGATTGGGATATGCGACCCTGCCCGCCATAGGCGCGGTTCTGGTGCTGGCCGGTACCGTAGTACTCTTCCCTATAATGAACAGGACAGAGCAACCCCGCAAACTTTAG
- a CDS encoding ATP-binding protein translates to MLVMLIFIGIERRADEIEHAQHTALQLTESYAFTENQELRRIKKILANLGKSQAVQSLDENACNSLFKKYLNANPAYANFAMMGTDGFAISSALPFKKPKDLSKRKEIIAALDSGHFSIGEVSTGRVSKLQILPVAYPVYNDAGAMVCILVASLKLEGLDTLFQHMILPPGSFVGLIDHKGNQLFRYPLNGHKIGAPITADVGKRIFGIKKAGMFSAKNENGVDMVFTVRRLAGSSESNPYLNIIVGIPREVLIKRVDAYTVSYIVLSGVGFLFSVLFAIFLGHRLIHTKMLDLLAVTQRLKVGDLKARSKLPYSKGEFGQLSNSINRMADALEEEVEIRTNAENEVLALRNYLSNIIDSMPSVIIGVTSDGIITQWNLKAENDFGLSKEEALGKKIEAVSPRLALEMEKVRAAISSRTVQAENKQVRKEAGQTIYEDMTVYPLIADGIQGAVIRIDDVTDRVNLEQMLVQSEKMMSVGGLAAGMAHEINNPLSGILGNVYNVHNRLFSTMDSNKIAARECGVELEQLQEYLEKRKISKMLEGIRESGKRAAFIVHNMLSFSRKSDKRMEKLDLSSLIDKTLELASNDYDLKRFYDFKQIKVVRDYEKNMPGVICEGNELQQVFLNLFKNGAEAMFEKDYTTESPSFHCRLYRQDNMAVIEIEDNGPGLDESAQSRIFEPFYTTKEVGKGTGLGLSVSYFIITDQHNGKMSVESSLGKGTKFIIKIPLDGRMTG, encoded by the coding sequence ATGCTTGTTATGTTGATTTTTATCGGTATTGAACGGCGAGCGGATGAAATTGAGCACGCGCAACATACGGCACTCCAGCTGACAGAGTCATATGCGTTTACGGAAAATCAGGAACTTCGGCGGATTAAGAAGATTCTGGCCAACTTAGGTAAATCTCAAGCTGTCCAGTCGTTGGATGAAAATGCTTGCAATTCACTATTTAAAAAATACCTTAACGCTAATCCGGCTTACGCAAATTTTGCAATGATGGGGACCGATGGGTTCGCGATATCCTCAGCCTTACCCTTTAAAAAGCCCAAAGACCTTTCAAAGCGTAAGGAAATTATTGCTGCTTTGGATAGTGGACATTTTTCCATTGGAGAGGTTTCCACAGGGAGAGTTAGTAAATTACAAATACTTCCAGTTGCATATCCTGTATATAATGATGCAGGTGCAATGGTGTGTATTTTGGTCGCATCTTTAAAATTAGAAGGTCTGGACACTTTATTTCAACATATGATTTTACCGCCGGGGTCGTTTGTCGGGTTGATAGACCATAAAGGAAACCAATTGTTTCGTTACCCTCTTAACGGACATAAAATTGGAGCACCAATTACGGCTGATGTCGGGAAGCGGATTTTTGGCATTAAGAAAGCCGGAATGTTCAGTGCGAAAAATGAAAATGGAGTCGACATGGTATTTACCGTGCGACGTCTTGCGGGTAGCAGTGAAAGTAATCCATATCTCAATATTATCGTGGGCATACCTCGTGAGGTGCTCATAAAAAGAGTAGATGCGTATACTGTTTCATATATTGTGCTGAGTGGAGTGGGGTTTCTTTTTTCAGTGCTTTTTGCCATTTTTCTCGGCCATCGCCTAATCCACACCAAGATGCTTGATCTTCTGGCTGTAACGCAACGCCTGAAAGTCGGGGATTTAAAAGCACGTTCCAAGCTTCCATATTCAAAGGGAGAATTTGGGCAACTTTCAAATTCCATTAATAGAATGGCAGATGCGTTGGAAGAGGAAGTGGAGATTCGCACAAACGCTGAAAATGAAGTGCTGGCATTACGTAACTATCTTTCAAACATTATCGATTCCATGCCTTCAGTTATAATCGGCGTAACCTCGGATGGAATAATTACACAATGGAACCTCAAGGCTGAAAACGATTTCGGTTTATCCAAAGAGGAAGCTCTTGGGAAAAAGATTGAGGCTGTTTCGCCGCGCCTTGCACTTGAGATGGAAAAAGTGCGCGCAGCCATAAGTTCGCGCACAGTGCAGGCAGAAAACAAGCAGGTACGCAAGGAGGCCGGTCAAACCATTTACGAGGACATGACGGTCTACCCTTTAATTGCAGATGGCATACAGGGCGCGGTTATCCGCATTGATGATGTGACTGACCGTGTCAATCTTGAACAGATGCTTGTGCAATCCGAGAAAATGATGTCAGTAGGTGGGCTCGCTGCCGGAATGGCTCATGAAATAAATAATCCTTTATCCGGTATTCTGGGGAACGTATATAATGTTCACAATCGATTGTTTTCAACCATGGATTCAAACAAAATAGCCGCTCGAGAATGCGGAGTCGAACTTGAACAATTGCAGGAATATCTTGAAAAAAGAAAAATATCCAAAATGCTTGAAGGAATACGGGAAAGCGGCAAGCGGGCAGCATTTATAGTTCATAACATGCTCAGCTTCAGTCGTAAGAGTGACAAGAGAATGGAAAAGTTAGACTTGTCATCCCTCATAGACAAAACTTTGGAGCTTGCCTCCAATGATTATGATTTAAAGAGATTTTACGACTTCAAGCAGATCAAAGTGGTGCGTGATTATGAGAAAAACATGCCCGGAGTGATTTGCGAAGGCAATGAATTGCAGCAGGTTTTTCTTAATCTGTTCAAAAACGGTGCTGAAGCAATGTTTGAAAAAGACTATACAACTGAGAGCCCCAGCTTTCATTGCCGTCTTTACCGTCAGGATAATATGGCTGTTATTGAAATTGAGGACAACGGTCCCGGTCTGGATGAGTCTGCCCAGTCAAGAATATTTGAACCTTTCTACACGACCAAAGAAGTAGGCAAAGGAACGGGGCTTGGGCTTTCGGTTTCATATTTCATAATTACCGACCAGCACAATGGGAAGATGTCCGTGGAATCTTCTCTTGGGAAAGGAACAAAATTTATAATTAAAATTCCGCTAGATGGCCGAATGACGGGGTAG
- a CDS encoding STAS/SEC14 domain-containing protein, whose amino-acid sequence MLELMDIGPNVLGLKILGKIQNEDIQKLIETSEDKLENYDRIAIYIEIIEMGGISIDAFFTDLKFALPNLKKFSKKAVVSESKWHDKLAKVIDKLFSSIEIRHFTPEERENAKKWVLE is encoded by the coding sequence ATGCTTGAACTCATGGATATCGGCCCTAATGTTCTAGGTCTAAAAATTCTGGGAAAAATTCAGAACGAAGACATACAGAAACTGATCGAAACCAGTGAAGATAAGTTAGAAAACTACGACAGGATTGCTATTTATATCGAAATCATCGAAATGGGCGGTATAAGCATCGATGCATTCTTTACAGATCTTAAATTCGCACTGCCCAACTTAAAAAAGTTTTCAAAAAAAGCGGTTGTATCTGAAAGCAAATGGCATGATAAGCTGGCAAAGGTCATTGATAAGCTTTTTTCATCCATTGAAATTCGACATTTCACCCCTGAGGAGCGTGAAAATGCGAAAAAATGGGTACTCGAATAA
- a CDS encoding agmatine deiminase family protein has protein sequence MNNRPVISILCLLMLVAFALPLPASALQASKWRFPAEFEPHETVWMGWLSKEYIKGFNTDTVLLEMARNLAKHVKVRICVPSKEQENHVFSLLNENSVNTSNISFFITPFTMLYWRDFGPIFTVDDRGTKSIADFNFNCWGYTPESHPHARMMERIDRDAAKFLGLSSRMTRLISEGGNRELNGKGSIILTEACEFQRNPNLSRADIEAALSQMLGGTNFIWLKSGILDDDPYNTSTLPGPDGKGVAYRSGSANNHTDEFCRFVAPDTILLAEVSEEEASRGPVEKENRRRMEENVAILKQARDQDGKPFKIVRIPMPELQYFTASPTDAAYLNLASFPQFTDGTVFPFGNPIKLIPAQSYCNFLITNDIVLAQKYWFKGAPESVRKKDEQALKVLQRIFPNRKVIAINTLSINFGGGGIHCTTQQEPAVQEYTK, from the coding sequence ATGAACAACCGACCGGTCATCAGTATTTTATGTCTCTTGATGCTTGTTGCTTTTGCACTTCCTTTGCCTGCGTCAGCGCTGCAGGCTTCCAAGTGGCGCTTCCCTGCAGAGTTTGAACCGCATGAAACAGTTTGGATGGGGTGGCTTTCCAAGGAGTACATCAAGGGATTCAACACCGACACGGTACTTCTTGAAATGGCCCGCAATCTTGCGAAACATGTAAAGGTTCGCATCTGTGTTCCGAGTAAGGAACAAGAAAATCATGTCTTTTCCTTACTTAATGAAAATTCTGTGAATACTAGTAATATTTCTTTCTTCATCACTCCCTTCACTATGCTCTACTGGCGGGACTTCGGCCCCATTTTTACTGTAGATGATCGTGGAACTAAAAGCATTGCGGACTTTAATTTCAATTGTTGGGGCTACACCCCGGAATCTCATCCTCATGCCCGAATGATGGAACGCATTGACCGAGATGCGGCTAAATTTCTTGGGCTTTCCAGTCGCATGACCCGATTGATCAGCGAAGGGGGAAACCGGGAACTTAACGGCAAAGGCTCCATCATATTGACTGAAGCCTGCGAGTTTCAGCGCAATCCCAATCTATCAAGAGCTGACATTGAGGCGGCCTTGTCCCAGATGTTGGGGGGGACCAATTTCATCTGGCTTAAAAGCGGCATATTAGACGATGACCCGTACAACACTTCCACTTTACCCGGCCCAGACGGTAAAGGAGTTGCGTACCGTAGCGGATCAGCCAACAACCATACGGACGAATTTTGCCGATTTGTGGCCCCTGATACCATCCTGTTGGCTGAGGTAAGTGAGGAAGAAGCTTCCCGTGGACCGGTTGAAAAGGAGAACCGTCGGCGCATGGAGGAGAATGTTGCAATCCTCAAGCAGGCTCGCGACCAAGATGGTAAGCCGTTCAAAATTGTTCGTATTCCCATGCCCGAATTACAATATTTTACCGCCTCCCCCACCGATGCCGCTTATTTAAATTTGGCCTCGTTCCCCCAATTTACGGACGGAACAGTTTTTCCTTTTGGTAATCCGATCAAACTTATCCCTGCACAGAGTTATTGTAATTTTCTGATCACTAATGATATTGTTTTGGCCCAGAAGTATTGGTTCAAAGGGGCCCCCGAATCAGTCAGGAAAAAGGATGAACAAGCTCTTAAAGTGCTTCAAAGAATTTTTCCGAATCGCAAAGTGATTGCCATTAACACCCTGAGCATCAATTTCGGTGGTGGAGGCATTCACTGCACAACTCAGCAGGAGCCTGCAGTGCAAGAGTACACAAAGTAA
- a CDS encoding MBL fold metallo-hydrolase, with product MQLTVLVDNNTFIDRYFLGEPGLSFHIATNEKNILFDAGYSDAFIRNASRIGIDLLKLDSLVLSHSHMDHSWGLAPLFQLFSEAIIEGLGSPKPEFIAHPDVFCSRTADGLPEIGSFLTEATINNFCSVQLSKDPLWITDDIVFLGEIPRKNDFENLDPMGKVRTSEGIDDCFVKEDSAMAYRTGEGLVIITGCSHAGICNIIAHAREVCGEERILDVIGGFHLLDPKPEQVQGTLDYFSKLNAQRIFACHCTDLASKIKLSSVANLCEAGVGLRLDY from the coding sequence ATGCAACTGACTGTTTTAGTTGATAACAACACCTTCATCGATAGATACTTTCTTGGTGAACCAGGGCTGAGTTTCCACATTGCGACAAACGAAAAGAATATTCTTTTTGATGCCGGATACAGCGATGCTTTTATCCGCAACGCATCACGGATAGGTATCGACCTGCTGAAGCTGGACAGCCTCGTGCTCTCACATTCACACATGGATCACAGCTGGGGGCTCGCCCCGCTCTTTCAGCTTTTTTCCGAAGCAATAATTGAGGGTTTAGGCTCGCCGAAGCCGGAGTTCATCGCCCATCCTGATGTATTTTGCAGCCGCACTGCGGACGGTCTGCCCGAAATTGGTTCTTTCCTTACCGAGGCAACAATCAATAATTTCTGTTCCGTACAGCTGTCCAAAGATCCGCTCTGGATAACTGACGACATCGTATTCTTAGGTGAAATACCGCGCAAAAACGATTTCGAGAATCTTGATCCCATGGGCAAAGTCAGGACTTCCGAGGGAATCGATGACTGTTTCGTCAAAGAAGATTCCGCTATGGCTTACCGCACCGGCGAAGGACTGGTAATCATAACCGGATGTTCACATGCAGGGATATGCAACATAATTGCGCATGCCCGCGAAGTCTGCGGAGAAGAACGCATACTCGACGTGATAGGTGGCTTCCACCTGCTAGATCCTAAGCCCGAACAGGTTCAAGGCACTCTGGACTATTTCAGCAAGTTAAATGCGCAACGAATTTTTGCCTGTCATTGCACGGATCTGGCATCTAAAATCAAACTTTCCAGCGTTGCCAATCTATGCGAGGCCGGCGTGGGCCTTAGGCTAGACTATTAG
- a CDS encoding transporter substrate-binding domain-containing protein, with translation MAIHLPLSPKHTFQIIRAFALFTIIILASTPALADLEIPVWCYYNEPPFAIGQDQGLEHDIVNLLNEESKGQFTFYLVSMSRKRLDTFLKAGRTGIALFVSPIWMEEKGKANFVWSPPLLHDKNEIVSRKSFPVNYSGPESVYGLTIAGVHGHKYKDLDSAVAQGKIKRRDAKNMALNLRTVIENHGNDFTTIPKSTLGYLLLKFGYKDKAYISPTPLAKYTRHLLLNNPSPKLKKFIFNFVAKLKKNKKWRKIKDTYQIH, from the coding sequence ATGGCTATACATCTTCCCCTCAGCCCCAAACACACTTTCCAGATAATACGTGCGTTTGCATTATTTACAATAATCATTTTAGCATCAACACCTGCATTGGCAGATCTAGAAATACCCGTTTGGTGCTACTACAATGAACCTCCGTTCGCCATAGGACAAGATCAGGGACTGGAACATGATATAGTTAATCTTCTTAATGAAGAGTCAAAAGGACAATTCACATTCTACTTAGTATCAATGTCCAGAAAACGCCTTGATACATTTCTCAAAGCCGGCCGAACAGGAATTGCTTTATTTGTCAGCCCTATTTGGATGGAGGAAAAAGGTAAGGCAAACTTCGTATGGAGTCCCCCTCTGCTGCATGATAAGAATGAAATTGTTTCCAGAAAATCATTTCCAGTAAACTATTCAGGTCCTGAATCAGTTTACGGCCTTACCATTGCAGGTGTTCATGGACATAAATACAAGGATCTGGACTCAGCTGTAGCCCAAGGTAAAATAAAGCGTAGGGATGCTAAAAACATGGCATTAAATCTGCGTACAGTCATAGAGAACCATGGCAATGATTTCACAACAATACCAAAATCCACGCTGGGATACCTGCTTTTAAAATTTGGATACAAAGACAAAGCATACATATCTCCAACTCCTTTGGCGAAGTACACTCGTCACTTACTTCTTAACAATCCATCCCCAAAACTTAAAAAATTTATTTTTAACTTTGTAGCGAAATTAAAGAAGAATAAGAAATGGCGAAAAATAAAAGATACGTACCAGATACACTAA